In one window of Miscanthus floridulus cultivar M001 chromosome 12, ASM1932011v1, whole genome shotgun sequence DNA:
- the LOC136495727 gene encoding pentatricopeptide repeat-containing protein At5g61800-like: MARQMLKNHHLLLAAHALAAVAGHLSVRDPRPHTLLLVAYSRLSRPFTAALLLLFRSSLRLSVAPIRHSLPLAVSAASSAGRRHLRLALSLHAVAVAWNLLPFPHVANALVDLYARHALPDAARRVFEEMPFAPDVVSYNTMMHAYVNARRVGVARVVFEEMPVRDATSWGTVIAGCGKAGRLEEAVGLFDRMREGFRPDSVALVAVLSCCAQLGVLEKGQEVHEYIKLSRTRPNVFLCTGLVDLYAKCECVEEAREVFEACQDRNVFTWNALIVGLAMHGHRTVALEFFHQMVADGIQPDGVTLLGVLIACSHTGLVGMARRVFCDMEGKHNVHRELKHYGCMADFLGRAGLIE, encoded by the exons ATGGCGCGGCAGA tgttaaaaaatcaCCACCTCCTCCTCGCGGCGCACGCGCTCGCCGCCGTCGCTGGCCACCTCTCCGTCCGGGACCCGCGCCCGCACACCCTCCTCCTCGTCGCCTACTCCCGCCTCTCGCGGCCCTTCACCGCCgcgctgctcctcctcttccgctCCTCCCTCCGCCTCTCCGTCGCGCCCATCCGCCACTCCCTCCCGCTCGCCGTCTCAGCCGCCTCCTCCGCGGGCCGCCGCCACCTGAGGCTCGCGCTCTCCCTACACGCCGTCGCGGTTGCCTGGAACCTCCTCCCGTTCCCTCACGTGGCCAACGCGCTCGTCGACCTGTACGCGAGGCACGCGCTCCCGGACGCCGCGCGCAGGGTGTTCGAGGAAATGCCCTTCGCCCCTGACGTCGTCTCCTACAACACGATGATGCACGCGTACGTAAACGCCCGGAGGGTAGGCGTTGCTCGGGTGGTGTTCGAGGAGATGCCCGTTCGGGACGCCACGTCCTGGGGAACGGTGATCGCCGGCTGTGGCAAGGCAGGGCGGCTCGAGGAGGCGGTGGGACTATTTGACCGGATGAGGGAGGGTTTCAGGCCTGACAGTGTCGCCCTGGTGGCGGTGCTTTCATGCTGTGCGCAGCTAGGGGTGCTGGAAAAGGGCCAGGAGGTGCATGAGTACATCAAGCTGAGCAGGACCCGTCCCAACGTGTTCTTGTGCACAGGGCTTGTTGATCTCTATGCCAAGTGTGAGTGCGTCGAGGAGGCTAGGGAGGTGTTCGAGGCCTGCCAGGACAGGAACGTATTCACTTGGAATGCTCTCATTGTTGGGCTGGCGATGCATGGCCACAGAACAGTGGCGCTTGAGTTCTTCCACCAGATGGTGGCTGATGGAATCCAGCCAGACGGGGTCACTCTCTTGGGGGTGCTGATTGCTTGTAGCCACACTGGCCTTGTGGGCATGGCAAGGCGCGTCTTTTGTGACATGGAGGGCAAGCACAATGTGCACCGGGAACTGAAACACTATGGGTGTATGGCCGACTTTCTTGGTCGTGCTGGACTGATCGAATAA